GGGACGCTTGGGTTCGCCTGGCGTTCGACCCCGAGTCTCCCTGCGTCTGGACTCGCGGGCTCGGTGCGCTCGACCTCCCGGCGCGGCACGGCGAGGGGAAGTTCCTTCCGGCGGACGACGAGGTCCACGCGAGGCTCGAGTCGGGGCACCTCGTGGCAGCGCGGTACGTCGGCCCCGACGGCCGACCCACGCAGGAGTGGCCGTGGAACCCCAACGGCTCCCCCCGCGCGGTCGCCGGCGTCTGCGATCCCTCCGGCCGCCTCTTCGGGCTCATGCCGCACCCGGACGCGTTCCTGTACGCCTTCCAGCACCCGCTCTGGTTCAGGACGAGGCGAGAGGGCGGGAGCGGGATGCCGCGCGGAGGCTCCCTCGAGGAGGGTGGCGGGGTCGCGATCTTCCGGAACGGGGTGGACGCGGTGGCGTCGGGCTCCTAGACGCTTCGGCCCGGACTCAGGCGGGGTACTTCCCGGCGATGTAGTCGGTGAGCACCTGCACGTGGAAGCTGTGCTCCTTCGAGACCGCCCTCACCAGGTCGCCGATCGACACGAGCCCCACGAGCCGCTCGTGGTCGACCACCGGGAGGTGGCGGATCCTCTTGTGGGTCATGAGGGCCATGCACTCGGCGACGTCCGCGCTCGACTCGATGCACACCACCGGGGAGCTCATGATCTCGCGCACGAGGGTGGTGCGCGACGTGCGCCCCTCCACGGCGATCCGGCGGAGATAGTCGCGCTCCGTTATCATGCCGCAGATCTTCCCGCCGTCCGTGACGAGCAGCGCTCCTACTCCGACGTCCACCATGCGCTTGACGGCGTCGAAGACCGTCGCGGCCGACTCGATGGTGTGGACGGTGTCTCCTTTTTCCAGGAGCACGTCGCCGATTCTGCCCATTTCAGATCCCTCCGGAATCAAACCTCTTCATTGTATCCCAGGTGGCTCTTCGTTCGTTCCGGCGGCCGGAGCCGGCTAGCCCGGGCCTCTCAGGTGCTCCCGGACGTCGTAACGGCGGACCGCCGGCGCGGCCAGCGCCACCACCGCCGCGACGCCGAGCGTGAAAACCCCACCCGAGACCACGGATACGACCGCGCCGAGCGCGGCGGAACGGAAGAGCCAGGCGACGAGTCCCGCCTCCAGCTCGCCGAGCTGCGGGCCGCCCATGTAGAACACCATGTTCACGGAGGTCATCCGCCCACGCAAGGCGTCCGGCGTCACCACCTGCCGCAGCGTCTGGCGCACCACGGTGGAGACGAGATCGGCGAGGCCCACGACGAACAGCGCGGCGAAGGTGACCGGATAGCTTCGCGAGAGACCGAAGACCACCGTGGCCGCGCCGAAGGCCGCCACCGAGAAGAGCAGGACGTGCCCCTGCCGCTCGGGAAGCGGGCGGAGGGTGGTCGCGATCGACCCCGCGAGCGCCCCGAGCGCCGCCGCCGACCGGAGCCATCCGTACCCGGTCGGCCCTGCGTGGAGGATCTCGACCGCGAAGATCGGCAGGAGCACGTTCGCGCCGGCGAAAAACGTGGCGAAGAAGTCGAGCGACATCGTCCAGACCATGATCGGCGTCGAGAAGACGAAGTGGAGGCCGTCCCGGAGCGCCTCGATCGGATGGGACGCCGCCACGTCCGTTTCCACCCTGCCCGAGGTCCGCAGGGTCGCGATGGCACCGATCACGCCGACGAAGGAGACCGCGTTGAGCAGATAGATGAGGGCGAGACCATGGGTGGTGGACGCGCCCACGGCGGCGGCGGTGGTGCCGGCCGCGCCCGCGATCAGGATCCCCGCCATCGCGGGGCCGCCGATCATAGCCGCGTGGAACATCGTGAGATTGAGCGCGAGCGCTCCGGGCAGCTCCTGTCGCGGGACGAGGCGCGGTATCAGCGCGTTGCGCGCGGGGTTGTCGAACGCGGTCGTGGCGGCGGTCGCAGCCGTCAGGACGTAGATCAGCGCGACGCTGTCCTTCCCGGTCCAGGTAACCGCGGCGAGGGCGACCGCCACCGCCGCCATGAAGGCCTGCGTGGACCCCGTGACCCACCTGCGGTTCCACCGGTCGGCGACGATCCCGCCCCAGAGGGAAAACACCACGACCGGAACGACGCGCACGAGCCCCATGAGGCCGAGGGCCAGAGGAGAGCGCGTCAGCACGTAGACGTGCCAGTCGATCGCGACCAACTGCATCTGCGTGCCCGCGACCGACACGAGGGACGCCAGCCAGAGCCGGCGGAAGTCCCGGTGCCGGAGGGCGCGGTAGGGGCGGTTCGCGACGTTGGGCGGCATCGTGCAGGCCTGGCGGCGAGCGTGGTCGGCTACGCCGTCGTCGAGCTGCGGCCGGCGCGCGCGAACCGCGGTCGCACCAGCGGAAAGAGGACACGGTGGACCGGGG
The Terriglobia bacterium DNA segment above includes these coding regions:
- a CDS encoding phosphoribosylformylglycinamidine synthase subunit PurQ encodes the protein MRSLPEDERSALRADVRVLILTGLGLNCEVETEAAFRTAGARPERVHLLDVLDGRAPRALSDYQILALVGGFAFGDHLGAGSVFANKIRWRLYDRLLEFFARGGLALGICNGFQTMVRLGMLPGFDSDYRTPRATLAPNDRLGYRDAWVRLAFDPESPCVWTRGLGALDLPARHGEGKFLPADDEVHARLESGHLVAARYVGPDGRPTQEWPWNPNGSPRAVAGVCDPSGRLFGLMPHPDAFLYAFQHPLWFRTRREGGSGMPRGGSLEEGGGVAIFRNGVDAVASGS
- a CDS encoding CBS domain-containing protein; amino-acid sequence: MGRIGDVLLEKGDTVHTIESAATVFDAVKRMVDVGVGALLVTDGGKICGMITERDYLRRIAVEGRTSRTTLVREIMSSPVVCIESSADVAECMALMTHKRIRHLPVVDHERLVGLVSIGDLVRAVSKEHSFHVQVLTDYIAGKYPA
- a CDS encoding MFS transporter, translated to MPPNVANRPYRALRHRDFRRLWLASLVSVAGTQMQLVAIDWHVYVLTRSPLALGLMGLVRVVPVVVFSLWGGIVADRWNRRWVTGSTQAFMAAVAVALAAVTWTGKDSVALIYVLTAATAATTAFDNPARNALIPRLVPRQELPGALALNLTMFHAAMIGGPAMAGILIAGAAGTTAAAVGASTTHGLALIYLLNAVSFVGVIGAIATLRTSGRVETDVAASHPIEALRDGLHFVFSTPIMVWTMSLDFFATFFAGANVLLPIFAVEILHAGPTGYGWLRSAAALGALAGSIATTLRPLPERQGHVLLFSVAAFGAATVVFGLSRSYPVTFAALFVVGLADLVSTVVRQTLRQVVTPDALRGRMTSVNMVFYMGGPQLGELEAGLVAWLFRSAALGAVVSVVSGGVFTLGVAAVVALAAPAVRRYDVREHLRGPG